One segment of Apus apus isolate bApuApu2 chromosome 1, bApuApu2.pri.cur, whole genome shotgun sequence DNA contains the following:
- the CGGBP1 gene encoding CGG triplet repeat-binding protein 1 has protein sequence MERFGVKSAPSRNRSKTALYVTPQDRVTEFGSELHEDGGKLFCTSCNVVLNHVRKSAINDHLKSKTHTKRRAEFEEQNVRKKQRTLTASLQCNSTAQTEKTSVIQDFVKMCLEANIPLEKADHPSVRAFLSRYVKNGSSIPKSDQLRKAYLPDGYDNENQLINTEDR, from the coding sequence ATGGAACGGTTTGGAGTGAAGTCTGCTCCGTCACGTAACCGCTCGAAGACTGCTTTGTATGTAACTCCTCAGGATCGTGTAACTGAGTTTGGCAGCGAGCTGCACGAAGATGGAGGAAAACTCTTCTGTACTTCCTGCAATGTGGTGCTGAATCACGTTCGCAAGTCTGCCATCAATGACCACCTCAAGtctaaaacacacacaaagcGAAGGGCAGAATTTGAAGAACAGAACGTCAGGAAGAAGCAAAGGACTCTGACTGCCTCCCTTCAGTGCAACAGTACTGCCCAGACAGAGAAAACCAGTGTCATCCAGGACTTTGTGAAAATGTGCCTGGAAGCTAATATTCCACTTGAGAAGGCTGATCATCCATCTGTGCGAGCCTTCCTGTCCCGCTACGTCAAGAATGGCAGTTCAATACCTAAGTCAGACCAGCTAAGGAAAGCGTACTTGCCTGATGGGTATGACAATGAGAACCAACTCATCAATACTGAAGACCGCTGA